CGCACTTTGGCCTTCAATTCCTTGCTGATAATCACGCCGATATGGTCTGAGTCTTTGCCTCTGCTACCTGACATAATGTTAGGTACCCTTATACGTTTTTAAATAGGAGTCAAACAGATTGACCGGCGTCTTATGCCATCTCATAGTCAATGGCATAAGACGCCATCAGATGAAGCTCAATCACCAGAAACGACTCTCCCCCTACTCGGGCCGCTTCGTCTCGTCATCAGCTTTAAATCGTCCCTGTAGGATTTTCTGTCCCTTCCGTGCGTTGGGTAGAATCAAGAACTTCGCGACAAGGAACATGACTGTTCCGGCGAATAAGAAGACTCCGACGACAAGTCCGATCATCAATTTCCAAGGGAATTCTGGGCTTACAATTTCATGCATGGCTAATGGCGTGATTAATGGGTTCCGTAGGCTGCTACCTGCGGGGCCTTACTTTTACCACTCTGTAATACGTTAGGACAAGACAAACCACTCAACCGAAGGAACCGAAATGACCACCGAGACAAGAAACCTAATTCTGAGATTACGCCGTAATGCGGCTTCAGCTCTCCGCGAGTTTCGCGCATGTGAACGAACAAACGATAGGGATTTAGACTATAGGGAAGGCATCCACTTCGGATCGTACTCCGGCTTTAGGACTGCGGCAGCCATGCTCGGGGACTCCAAGATTCAATCGATACCTCTATGGCGGTCGCTTCGCTGCCGCAAGTTCAAGTCCAAGGGAAAGGCCGTGGCATGAGCATTCTACATAAATTCTTTACCCGCACGGGGCGCTGCTCTGTGTTCTCTCATAAGCCAGAAGCTGCCGTTAGTGGCGTTCCACTGTCAAAGATTTATCGCTTCAGCGTCTACGGCCCCATGAAGCCAGATGCGGGTGATCCTGATGGGAGACACTTCTGTGAAGTCAATTTAGATACAAGCGCGGCGGGGGACGGAATTGTTCTTGCCCGGTTGCATGATCCGTCAGACGCAGAAGTGATTGAATGCCTCTTGAATACAGGGCTTGAGGTTTCTCGCGGGTTTGTCGTCCCACAGTTCGACGATTCGGATTACAGGGAAATTAAGGAGGAGCCCGAGTCATGAATATTGAACCCAAATATTCCTGCGAGGCTGAATACCAGAAACGTCTGGACGACGCGGTAGCAGAGTTGAGTTTTGCTGTCGAGCACGAGGAAATTTGCGTACGAGAGTTCATGGGCGTCTGTGCATTTTGGGGCGTACTCCCCAGCGCGGTATTTCGTGAAATTGAGGCCAAAGAAGCGAAAGCAGATGGGGGTGAGTCATGAGCACGTGCAATGCCCTATCGGCTTTGGAAGCTGTCCGTGAGCAGGTTAACAGGGTTCACTGTGGCCTATCGCATTCCTTCGGTTGCATGGGTGAATGTGCTCTAGAGGCTATGCGGGATGAACTCCTTGTGTTCATTGAAACTCAAATTTTGCTGTATCCGGCAGACCCTTCTAGCGGGCTGGCATCGGTTCGTCGGTCCGCAAGTGGTAACGGGGGTGAGGCATGAACTCTGCTCATACGTGTCTCACCCCTCAATCGCTGCTCGCGGTGTTGCCTCGCCGCAAGTCGCCGGTCCGCTTCCGTCGTGATACCTTGGCCTATCGCCTCCGTCTTGCTCGTTGGCGTCTTGTGACACTCACACTCAATAGAGGCCACCAGCCGAAGGCGGGTCTCCCGCCATCACTGACTGAACAAGCTTTAGCTTGTTCCCCTGCTCTATCTACTGTTTTTCCTTTTGAGCCTGATTTATCAGGCTCCCCACTCCTCCCGCCATCCACCCACTTGCAAGGCTGTACTCAGCCTTGCCCGCTAGAACACTTTGGGACGGCGAAGCGGACCAAAGGGGGGCGAGCGTGAGCAAGCCCCATCAAAGTCCCCTACTCCATCCTTCGCAACGGTCTAATCCGGTCGCATGTGTCGAAGCTAAGCAGGAGAAGGAAGCGCGTCGGGCACGGCTCACGGCATGGCGCTATCCTCCCGAATGTGAGCCCCAATATGATGATCCTTTCTGCACAAATGAGATTCGACAATCCGCTATCCGTCAGCAATTGGAAGACTTCGAATCTGACTCTGATACTCGTGAGGTTATCCTTACACGCTATGAGCCTGCGAACTGGTGGACCTCTTACGGTGCGAAAAAGAAGCTCAAAGAAATCGAGAAGAAGGGCATCCCTAATCTAACCGATTCTCGTTTTATTACCCTCACCTTTGACCGGGAGCGCTATCCCGATCCTGATCGCGCTTTTGAAATCGGCAGGGAGCATATTCGCAAATTCATGATGCTCCTTCGCAAGTATCTTGGTGTTACTGAAGACGAATGCCCCCACGCGACAAAGCTGGAAGTGCATGAAGACGGTTGGCCGCATTTTCATATCCCATTCCTTTACCGCAAAAAGTTCTCCTACGAGACTATGCGCTTCATTCATGAGGCATGGGGCAAAGGCCGTACTAACGTCCGTCGCATCAAAGGTGCCACTCTCGAATATGCGCTTAAGTATGTTACTAAATTTGTGGACCTCCCCGAATGGATTCTAAACCGCGTGAGAATCCGCGTATGGCAGCCCTCGCCGCATTTTTATACCAATTGCGCCCCCATTTCTAGGCGTCCTCCCGCCGGAAAACATAAAACGCGTAAGGAAGAAAAATCCCCTACGATTGGAGAGAGAATAGTGAACTGGGGGCGCTCAATTTCTGTTCGCTACACTGACGGTAAGCACTCCCGGCGATACCGGGTTTATAGCAACACTGGCTTCACTGATCTTCTGGTACGCGAATCCGTTGAAATGCTTTCGGGCAATGAGCATGTCAAAATCCGCTCTGCCCATGAACTAGTAACTACACAAGAAAGACTAAACCAATGCCTAACGAATCAAAGCCTACAAATGAACTGACTGCACCTCTGGCCGTAGGGTCAGCCTTTATTGAAGGGATTGTTCTCCAAACAGAGACAATCAAGGGTATCACTCGCAAGGAAAAGGGCGAACGCCCTTATCATTTGCAAAAGACAACGCTCCTGTGTCACGGCAAGCCTGTTGTCATGACAGAGTCTCGTCGGGGTGACGATGGCCCTTTGCCTCCGATTCCGGTCCAAGGCTCTGTACGTCGTTTTTCGATTACTCCTAGCATGCAGGACAATGGAATTCTCTGCCTCAACGGTGCTCTCGAATCGAAAATCTGACGCGCCCGAGTGCTGTACAGGCCGCTTGCGGCCTGTGCGGCACGGGCGCGGCCCCTTTCCTTGTTAAAGGGGCATGTTAACTGTGGATAACTGCCCCTGTATTTAGAAATCAATACACTTTCGGCCATGTGGCCGGGAAACGAAAACAAAACCATCAAACTACTGAAACAATGCATAAAATCAAAAATATCCTGAGTGTTAACGGCATGAAGCGCGCCTACCTTATCGGTGGGGGTACTGTTTGCATGACTGCTGCTGCACATGCTGAATCTGCCGATCCCCTTGGCGATCTTCAGAACGGTATCGACGGCGCCACCGGCATCGGTATCACCGTCGCCGGTGTGGCGGTCACGGTGTTCCTGATCAAGATGGCTATGAAGTTCGCTCGCAAGGGCTCTTAATCGTCAATCGTCTGGCCGGAGGGGTATTCCCTCTCCGGCTTTTATTTCTTCTACTGTGAAACCTTATATCCTCCGCTTGTTTTTCTGCTTCTGCGCTTTCTTCTTTTTGAGTCTCAGCGTAGAGGCCAGCACTGGGCTAATGGTTGCTCCGGCACTGGCGGTCAACTTCGTAACAGAGGCAATTCTATGTTATCTTTCAGGAGCTATTTTACCGGTTGTTTGGTATTTCTTCTGGGTGCTCTGAGCCTGTCCGCTCAGACTATCACCGTTAATGTTGACGCATACGGTTACTATGGTGGCCGCCCTAGTACCGTCGAACACTTCCAAGGTGATGACTGGCAAAGAGGGGCATTTACCTTTACTGACGGGGAAACCAAAACATGGCACACGACCTCTAGCTATTATATGCTTCGGGTTGACAATGTTGTACTTACCCATACCGACGCAGCGGTCGATGTGACTGTCACACAGTACGAGCACGACACGTCCTTAGCGACTACTGCAGGTACTTGGTCGTTCAATATTTTCTTTAGCGGTAACGGAACAAATCCCGGTGATGTTTACATGTACATTACCGCTAATTATTCTGGCGAAACTACTGACCCCGATCCTGATCCTGATCCCGATCCAGACCCGTCTTATCCTGATGGCTTTGCTGAAGTCCATACCGGGCAGTCACAGCAAATTCATAATGGCACAGACGAGACTCAAACTTATGTTTATACTATCGTCTATGAGGACGGGACCAGCGAAACGAGACAGGTAGAGCTTGGTCCGGGTGAGTCTTTTACTGTAGGTGCGCAGGATAAGGATCGTGCGTTTAAGATTTACATTTACCAATTAGATGAGGGTGATCCTGATCTTGTTTATGATGGAAACTCTACACTTGTGCAGGTCGTAGATAGTGAAGAAAATGACGTGCCATGGCTTGACGATGATATATCGCTCAAGAAAACGGATTCTAACGGTGATGTGACAATTGTGCATGACAACGATATTGAGTCTGAAGATAGAACAACGGTCGTTGATACCCTCACGCTGGACGAAAATCAGGAAGCAAGACACAAAGAAGCCCTTAAACAGCAAGACAGTCTCTGGAACTCCCAGAAACAGGAGCACGATCAAACACAGGCTAAGCTCGACATATCCAATTCAGAGCTATCAAACATTGACGGTACTTTAGGTGAAATTAGCCAGTCTCAGCAGGAAACGCGTGATGCTCTTTATGGTACTGAGGAAGACGGTTCTGAAAGTAGTCTGTGGGATAAGGTCAAGAAGTTGGTTAGTTTCTTCTTCCCTGACGACGGGGATACCAATGACTATGATTCAATGTCAGACGATCTTGTCTCTGACGGCGAAAGCTATGGTGATGGCTTGGCCGAAGGTTGGGACAATTTGAGCCCGGGCTCTGTTGGTGGGTCTGGTAGTGCTGATGGAGACTTTCAAGTCGATATTGCTGGGTTTGGCATTATCGACTTCAACCCTATGACGGCCTTGCCTCCGTCGCTTGTGACGGCCGCGACTATTGTCCGTGAGGTCATTCTCTGGCTTATCGTTGTTTGGTTCATCGTTGACGGTATCAAGATTGTGAGAGGTGAAGTCCCAAACTGGTTCAAGGTAATTCCTGCACCTCCTGTCACTGGTCCTGAGAATGTTGTCCCTCTAGCTCCACAAATCAAAACTTGGACTGTTGGCGCTGCTGTTATGGCCATCTTCGTTGTCTTGGCTGGCGCGTTGATCGGGTATTTAGACAGTCGTGTAGGCACTTTGTCTGACGGCAGTATGGATATTATGTCAGCCGTTACGGCTAATGTTCAATTCACCGGCCCATTAGGGCTGGCTTATGATTTCATGGATATGTTTTTGCCTCTGGCCGCTATCTTTAAGACTGCAACGGTTCAAGTCGGCATGCTGGCTATCGCCTTCGTTTCTGGTCTTACCGGTAATGCCATCGGTCGCACTGTAAACTTTTAATGTATTGAAATATGGATACAGAAACCTCATTGACGGCGGCGCAGTCTCTACAGTGGTTTTTCTACGGTATGGCCACCGTAATCCCCTTTCTCGTGATCAAGATTGCTAAGCGGTTATCCTCTCAAACGGTAAGCGAGATTTCCAATGATTAGTTTCATACTAGGGAAGCCGGGCGGGGGAAAAACGCTTTTCAGCGTGCAGAAGGCCGTTGAAATGCTGGTGCAAACAAGTTGCGTTATCATTACGAATGTAGAGTTTAAGCTGGGTGAGCTTAATGCCTACATTCAGCGCAAATATCCTGACGCAAACGTGGATATACATGAGCGGATAAAGATTCTTGATCGTGAGGAGGTTCCTGAGTTCTTCCGACACCGATCAGGCGGTCTAGTCTTGCCTGAGCCACCAGACAAGGACGCATCAGGAAAAAAGCTACCGATTAAGGAGTTCAATCGGCAAATGGACGTTTATTTTACGCCGATGAATGAAAAGCCGGAATACCGGCAACCGGTCTTTTACATTATCGACGAAACGCACGACTTTTTCAACGCTCGGGATTGGGCATCTACGGGGCGATACGTCCTGTTTTACATGAGTAAACATCGTCACTTGGGAGACGAGATTTTCCTTATTACTCAACATCTGGACCAGTGTGAAAAACAGCTTCGTAATCTGGGGGAACAGTTTCACAATATCCGCAATTTTTATCATCGTTCTTGGGGTCTGGTTAAAAGCCGTGGCCGATTCAAGCGGGATAGCTTTTATCAGCCTCCACTTGGTAACGCTAAGGCTTATGAATCGAGCAGTTTCCAATTGGATGCTGCTGGGGTAGCTAAGTGTTACCGTACTCGTGGCGCTCTTGGTGTTGTTGGCACTACAGAGCAGCGGAAACCGGTCAGCAATAAGGGTAAACTGCCTTGGTGGTCTACGTGGGTAGGCCTCGGGGCTGCAGGGATCGCTATTGCTATTGGCTTCTGGCAAGCTCCAAAGCTTCTCGGGAATTACTTCGCGGATATGAGCGGCTCTGTGGCTGATAAGATTGTTCCCGGCGCATCAGGTAAACAATTGGGTCAAATGCCTGCTACGGGCAGTGTTGATGCGTCTGATGGCAATGCCGTGGCAACTGTAGAGCCTACAGACGAAACCGACCGTTTACCGCCCTACTCGCGTGAAGCAACTCCGCGCTTTTACCGCAAGTTCAATGTGATTGAATTTCGCGATAAGAAGACAGTTACCGTTGTCCTGGACAATGGCACGATTGTCACCAGCAACGATCCTTTCTTTGAAGGGTATACTTCCCAGCGAACCGTCAGGATTGGTGGCATCATCTTTTATCCTCCCGAAAATAAAAGACGTGTTCGCACAATAGAAGATACGAGTGACGGCGTTTCCTCTGAGCCAGATATGGGCGGTTTGCAGTTGGTTAATCAACCTTCTGATACTTCGAAAAAGACGGCCTCCGTCAACGTGCGTAGGCCGTCTGAGTCGCTTTCAACGTCTGAAAAATTGAAGGCCGCTCGGGAATCTCTGTCAGATAAATTTAAGAAGACTCGGAATGATCATCAGTCTAATTGGGACTAAATATGAATGATATCGGCAAACTGGTGGCGTGTTTGTCGATGGTTGTGGATCATTGGACCCGGCAGCATATTCGTTATGGCTGGGGTGTCGTTTTGGGCCGCTTGGCATTCCCTCTCTTTGCTTACTTCGTCGCCTGCGGGGTCTCTAGAACGCGAAACGCGCGGTTGTATGTCGTGAGACTCTTAGTCCTCGGTCTAGTCACAGAGCCAATCTCACGCTTCGTATACGGGATGCATAGCCTGAATGTCTGCTTTACACTGGCGGCGGGTGCTGCGCTTTTGGCTGTGGAATCTCGGAAGCTCAATCTCCCTTGGCTTCTGTTGTCTCCTTGTGCGCTGTTCTCGGACTATGGCGCTTCAGGCGTTCTTGTCGTCTGGCTATTGGGGCACTCGCGTATATCACTTGCGATACTTGTTCTTATTGTCTCAACCGGCATGCATCCTTACTTGGTTATCGGTTATGCCTTCGCTGCTTCTTTTATTGCAACCATTCGTACCTTCCCCTCCGGTCCACGTCTTTTGCCGTGGTGGGTCTTTTACTCTGTGTACCCGGTACAG
This genomic interval from Ruficoccus sp. ZRK36 contains the following:
- a CDS encoding zonular occludens toxin domain-containing protein → MISFILGKPGGGKTLFSVQKAVEMLVQTSCVIITNVEFKLGELNAYIQRKYPDANVDIHERIKILDREEVPEFFRHRSGGLVLPEPPDKDASGKKLPIKEFNRQMDVYFTPMNEKPEYRQPVFYIIDETHDFFNARDWASTGRYVLFYMSKHRHLGDEIFLITQHLDQCEKQLRNLGEQFHNIRNFYHRSWGLVKSRGRFKRDSFYQPPLGNAKAYESSSFQLDAAGVAKCYRTRGALGVVGTTEQRKPVSNKGKLPWWSTWVGLGAAGIAIAIGFWQAPKLLGNYFADMSGSVADKIVPGASGKQLGQMPATGSVDASDGNAVATVEPTDETDRLPPYSREATPRFYRKFNVIEFRDKKTVTVVLDNGTIVTSNDPFFEGYTSQRTVRIGGIIFYPPENKRRVRTIEDTSDGVSSEPDMGGLQLVNQPSDTSKKTASVNVRRPSESLSTSEKLKAARESLSDKFKKTRNDHQSNWD
- a CDS encoding TraX family protein; the protein is MNDIGKLVACLSMVVDHWTRQHIRYGWGVVLGRLAFPLFAYFVACGVSRTRNARLYVVRLLVLGLVTEPISRFVYGMHSLNVCFTLAAGAALLAVESRKLNLPWLLLSPCALFSDYGASGVLVVWLLGHSRISLAILVLIVSTGMHPYLVIGYAFAASFIATIRTFPSGPRLLPWWVFYSVYPVQFLFVTLI